The following is a genomic window from Manihot esculenta cultivar AM560-2 chromosome 9, M.esculenta_v8, whole genome shotgun sequence.
TTATTTACAATTagactataataatatttttaaaaatatacattgataattatttattaaataaggaatattatttaataaaataaaaaaatcaatattctacaattatatttataatattttatttaaaaaaataaaattaacaaaattaattaatttttaactaaatttaattaaatataaggtacggttataataatttaatatcataataatataaaagaaaatttatttagttattcaaaatgatgtataattttaatatgatattgtatacaaaaattcatttttatttagagtcaaataaattcaatttaaaattttaggttAATTAAACTATGTAATTTTATTGAGAGCTAAATAGATTCtaacttaatattattttttaattataaaatattgtttttataatttaaaacattaaaaatttagtagtttaattatcataaaaaaatttaaaaaatatataaatataataaataatttttaaaattataaaaataaagtttcatcatataaaaaataattttattattaaaaaataatattatgttaaattataacttaattgattcaaaattttgaattaaaattatttgaccCTTAAATAAAGGTAAAGacttaattgaatttatatttaaaaaattattattataaaatgataaatttaatttgttattaaataatattcttagatgaaaaattaataaaaaaaaattacaaaaaaataacAACAAATAGAGAGAAAAGTCATATAAACAACTAGTAATGCATTTCCTTTCCCAATTTCCTTTTGTTATCCTTACCACTTTAACAGCTGGCAGAGAGCCTTCCTTTTCcgattctctatttcctttcctcATTCCCAATCTCCGATCCATCCCTAAAAACAACTGACGAGAGATCCatgatgatgaagatgccttggaggaggaagagcaggagcttccatcttcagctacaaggggcaattggtaccattcaatctccattcctattcttatttaccaattattgccattcttctacttccacacttgaagatgcacgcttcttgacaaataacttcaaatctgcTGCTTTTACCCGCCTTGATGATGCCATTGCTTCCTTTAATCATGTAATTCATATGAATCCTCTGCCTTCTAGGGTTCATTTTAATAGATTCTTATCTGCCCTTGTGAAAATGAAACAATATCACACTGTCCTTTCCATGTCCAAAACAATTGCCTTTCCATGTCCAAAACAATTGAATTGCTAGGAATCTCTCACGATGTTTATTCTCTTAGcattttaattaattgcttCTGCCACTTACACCTTGTGGATTTTGGTTTCTCTGTTTTTGGTAAGATGCTCAAATTGGGATTGGAGCCTGACATTGTGACATTTACTACcttaattaatgggctttgTATGGAGAGTAAAATCGACAAAGCAGTGGAATTTTTCGATGATATGGTTGCACGTGGTTATCAACCTAACGTTCGAACTTTCAATGTGATAGTAAACGGATTGTGTAAATTTGGGAAAACAAATGTGGCTATTGGGCTACTAAAGGGAATGGCTGATAGAGGTTGTGAGCCAAATGTTGTGACATACAATGCAATCATTGACACCCTTtgcaaagatgagctagttggtGAGGCTTTAGAGCTCTTCTCTCAAATGAGGAATAAGGGCATTTCACCTCATGTCATCACTTACAATAGTTTAATTCACGGTGTTTGCAAATTAGGCCAAAAGAACCAAGCTTTGGCCTTGATGAATGAAATGGTGGAGCAGAACATATTACCAGATGTTTATACCTTCAATGTATTGATTGATGCTCTTTGTAAGGATGGAATGGTTTCAGAGGCTCAAAATACATTCAAtgtaatgattcaaagaggtgtagAGCCTGATGTGGTCACCTACAGTTCCTTAATTGATGGTCTTTGCATTTCAGACCAATTCAAGGAAGCTTTGGCCTTGTTGAAAGAAATGGTGGGGAGGGACATATCCCCTGATGTTTTTACCTTCAATATATTGATCGACATTCTTTGTAAGAAAGGACTGGTTTCAAATGCACAGAATATAATCAAgataatgattcaaagaggtgtggAACCTGATGTTGTCAATTATAATTCATTGATGGATGGATATTGTCTGTGCAAGCAAATTGATAAGGCTAGAAAGCTATTTGATCTGATGGTGACCAATGAAATAGCTGACTTTTTTAGCTACAGCATTTTGATCAATGGATATTGTAAGTGCAAAATGATAGATGATGCAAAGGAACTTTTTGATGAAATGTCTGATAAAGGTTTAGTTCCTGATGTTGTTACTTATTCTACTCTTATAGAGGGTATGTTTCAAGCAGGGAGGCCCCAAACTGCACAAGAGCTCTTTAAGAATATGTGCTCTCATGGTCAACTGCCAAATATAGTAACCTTCTCAATTATGATTGATGGCTTTTGTAGACGGGAATCTCGATGAGGCACTTACACTATTGAAAGAAATGGAGAAAAGTCAGTTGAAGCCTGATCTTGTGACCTATTGCATTCTGATCAATGGTTTGTGCAAAGCTGGCAAGATTAATGATGCCAAGGAACTGTTTTCTAGTCTTTTTGAAAATGGTTTACAACCTAATGTTCATATATATTGTGCAATTATGAAAGGACTCTGCCGAGAAGGCTTAATAGACGAAGCATATAAGATTTTTAGAGACATGGAAAAGGAAGGATGTTTACCGAATAATTGGTGTTATAATATCATCATTCAAGGGTTTCTCAAGCATAAGGATTTACCAAAagcatcacaactaatcaaCGAAATGGTTGATAAGGGGTTCTCTGCTGATAATGCTACCACAAAATTGGTAGTACATTTATCACGGAATAATGATCTCATTCTGAGCCTTTTAAAGGTGCGCAATGAGGGATCAGCAAACTAAAGTTGTTATATCTTGACCATTCAAGTGTGTCTTGAAGCGCAACTTGGTAATTACCTTTTTCAAATGCAATAGATATGTAATTTAACTAACTTCttcaaatatcatttttaatttcaatcagctgtgattctcttccacaaaatgaaaatttctaaCATTGCAAATGACCTGTGGTGGAAACCATGATATGTGTGTGCCTTTCGCTTGAATTCAGACATGGACTTGATCTCTTTGATATAAGATTTTTGATGAATGGAGGTCATGGATTTCTAATGATGAAGTTGCTTGTAAACCCACCATCtccttagaaatttttttttggctGCTTCTACAGCCTTAACTGGAGAGCCCAGTCCTAAAATTGAGTTGAGAACTAAAACTAATTGGTTCCATGATACAATGCTTAAgaatctttatctatttttattttggtgCTCAATGACCTTTTAAAATGCTATCATTTCTCTTGTAGATATTTGCAAGGATATGATTTGAACTTCACCTTTCTAACAATAAAGGTATAGGCAATTCTTTTTtgcttaattattaaatttttaataataatgaaaataaggATTATAAATCAGTGTGCTTTAATTGAGAATTGATTTAACAATTAGACTACACTATAAATGCAGGGTGCACGATATACAGTCTCAGAATACAAAGTAAGAAAATCACTAGATTTTTACAGCTGTTGGTTGGATGAAATGTAACTAAAATTATAGACAACAGAAAATGTTATGGGAATTTAGGGAAAAGCAAAAAAAGACTATGAAAATCAGACATATGCAGCCACTGAGACAAGCAACTGCAATTGGTCCTACTAGCGATTGGAATGCTAGTTTAGCTTCAGCTATTTAACAGGACTTTTTGTCCAAATTTatttatgaacaagttcataAAAGGCAGGTTAGCTCTATGTATAACACAGGTATAATCAAAGAAGGTGGCAGGAAAAAAGGCAGGAAAAATGTCAATACAAAGAAACTTCATCTGATTAAATGGAATACTCTTTCGTTGCCTAAAAAGAAAGGAGGCTTAGGCATGAAAGAGATCTCTCTTCAAATTCAAGCTCTTTCCTTCAAATGGCTTTGGAGATTTGAAAATCATAGGGATTCACTCTAAGTTCAACTTCTTCTGTCCAAATATTCTTTCAATTTGGAGAAGGATATCTCTCTTGCTCCAGGAAATTGCATTTCTTCCCTTCAGAAAGACATTCGAGGCTATGCTACTTTCGATGAACTCTTCCTTCTCTCCTTTAATTCATATCAGATTTGCTGTGGGGAATGAgatgaaaatgaaattttggAATGAGAGAAGATCGGTTGGTAATATTGCTCTCAAATTCTCCTTTAGCAGACTATTAAATTTAGCAGCTAATCTAGATGTGTTGATGTTAAACATGAGCTGTTGGGTGAAGAACAAATGGGAATGGGAAATAATTGAATTGTCAAAAttatacttaatcttttatattatgatatattttattatttaaattatttttatgaatttaaaattttaagttccaTAAATAAATGTGGTAATATTTATGTGAGATTGtgaattcattattttttaaaaaggtagttttagaaaaaataaaatcgatTTTGTAAACAACTTTTAAAAAATGGAAAACCCAATTGCTTTAAAAATATCCATttccatataaatttaattaaaaaatagatatttgcttttttttttttttttttaactttcattccccattattatttataaatactaatagTTACGtcgtaaaatttataatttatttttattaatataatttatttaattaatttatgatataatattttaatttgcatATAAAATCCACATGTTCACTACtattttaatggattaaaaaactatataaatatacattatttaaaatatttgaatttgatttgttcaattaatttatgttctattaacaaatataatactaaaattttaatagattgagtattttattaaaactatTACATGCTTTAATAATTTACTTATATTAAgactattattaattattaaaattctaatactattaaaataaaaatttttattttttttaataagagtACAGTTttgtgaataatattttttatgtattaaaatcaaattataaataaaataattaataataaatattatacatgttaaaaaattaataattattaaaattttaataattaatattaaaatgataataaaaataataatattaatatttaaataataacaatagtaatataatatatattatacacAACTCTCcataagaatattttattattttatgtagttattaattatataattttaattaaaaaataaatataattaatatataaactatattatattattaatacgtAATTTACTCATATAATTAATatgtattatattaataatacataattttattctctactataagaatttattaaaatacaaatggaatttataaaaaattaattaagtgtGAATATTTCATATAATTTGTGATAATCTCTCCCATTTCAAACTCCTAACAAAAAATCTATTGACCTATAAACTAATTCTGCCATCTTAAGaaacttaaaaccataaaatcgaagaaattttatttattctcgAAATTATAAACTCAAGCATCACTTAATTACCATATTTACCAATTaccattaataaattaaaataaaataattagataattaataaatattcttcTTCACTGATTCAATTTACAGCTTTTTTTAAaccaatttataaattaatctagttaaaaaattttatttaatactgaaaatctaaattttattagaaaaatttactcgttatccatatatatataaattaaattttctttcgAATTTTCTCACTCTCAAACATTTccttaatttagaaaaatttaatcaataatgCTATCGTGAAGATGTTCTaaataggggtgagcagtattcagtttaaactgaaaaaactgatcgaaccgaatcgatttgaaaatttga
Proteins encoded in this region:
- the LOC110607255 gene encoding pentatricopeptide repeat-containing protein At1g63080, mitochondrial-like; protein product: MLKLGLEPDIVTFTTLINGLCMESKIDKAVEFFDDMVARGYQPNVRTFNVIVNGLCKFGKTNVAIGLLKGMADRGCEPNVVTYNAIIDTLCKDELVGEALELFSQMRNKGISPHVITYNSLIHGVCKLGQKNQALALMNEMVEQNILPDVYTFNVLIDALCKDGMVSEAQNTFNVMIQRGVEPDVVTYSSLIDGLCISDQFKEALALLKEMVGRDISPDVFTFNILIDILCKKGLVSNAQNIIKIMIQRGVEPDVVNYNSLMDGYCLCKQIDKARKLFDLMVTNEIADFFSYSILINGYCKCKMIDDAKELFDEMSDKGLVPDVVTYSTLIEGMFQAGRPQTAQELFKNMCSHGQLPNIVTFSIMIDGFCRRESR
- the LOC122724558 gene encoding pentatricopeptide repeat-containing protein At1g62930, chloroplastic-like is translated as MEKSQLKPDLVTYCILINGLCKAGKINDAKELFSSLFENGLQPNVHIYCAIMKGLCREGLIDEAYKIFRDMEKEGCLPNNWCYNIIIQGFLKHKDLPKASQLINEMVDKGFSADNATTKLVVHLSRNNDLILSLLKVRNEGSAN